From one Paramormyrops kingsleyae isolate MSU_618 chromosome 1, PKINGS_0.4, whole genome shotgun sequence genomic stretch:
- the LOC111840268 gene encoding cytoplasmic protein NCK2-like, with protein sequence MTEEVVVVAKWDYAAQQDQELDIRKNERLWLLDDSKTWWRVRNAGNRTGYVPSNYVERKNSPKKSSLVRNLRDTLGLGKAKRKANSSPTPSAEEAPSGRERAHELSVPALVKFTYAAEREDELNLSKGARVLVTEKCSDGWWRGSCGGRTGWFPSNYVSEEGGEASGASPKRAPPTTDSPSRALHKVRTLYPFSSATEEELDFDKGEIMEVVERPENDPEWWRCRNARGQLGLVPKNYVVVVSEGSWNGAPPHASGPALSGRFAGKDWYYGKVTRQQAERALDERGAEGDFLVRDSESSPSDFSISLKAVGRNKHFKVRLSEGSFCIGQRRFCSIDELLEHYKKAAIFTGESGDRLYLIHPLL encoded by the exons ATGACCgaggaggtggtggtggtggccaAGTGGGACTACGCCGCCCAGCAGGACCAGGAGCTTGACATCCGCAAGAACGAACGTCTCTGGCTGCTGGACGACTCCAAGACATGGTGGAGGGTCCGCAACGCCGGCAACCGGACCGGCTACGTCCCGTCCAACTACGTGGAGCGCAAGAACAGCCCGAAAAAGAGCTCACTGGTCAGGAACCTGAGGGACACGTTGG GCCTTGGAAAGGCGAAGCGGAAGGCGAACTCCTCGCCGACGCCCAGCGCGGAGGAGGCACCGTCCGGCCGCGAGCGTGCCCACGAGCTGAGCGTCCCGGCGCTGGTGAAGTTCACGTATGCGGCGGAGCGTGAGGACGAGCTCAATCTGTCGAAGGGCGCCCGCGTGCTGGTGACGGAGAAGTGCAGCGACGGCTGGTGGCGGGGCAGCTGTGGGGGGCGAACGGGCTGGTTCCCCTCCAACTACGTGTCAGAGGAGGGCGGGGAGGCGTCAGGGGCATCGCCGAAGCGTGCCCCGCCCACTACTGACTCCCCCTCCCGGGCGCTCCACAAAGTGCGGACGCTCTACCCCTTCAGCTCGGCCACGGAGGAGGAGCTTGACTTTGACAAAGGCGAGATCATGGAGGTGGTGGAGAGGCCCGAGAACGACCCGGAATGGTGGCGCTGCCGCAACGCCCGTGGCCAGCTTGGCCTCGTGCCCAAGAACTACGTGGTGGTGGTGAGCGAGGGGTCCTGGAACGGGGCCCCCCCACACGCCTCGGGGCCTGCCCTCTCTGGCAGGTTTGCTGGCAAGGACTGGTACTATGGAAAGGTGACCCGGCAGCAAGCTGAGCGCGCCCTTGACGAGAGGGGGGCGGAGGGAGACTTTCTGGTGAGGGACAGCGAGTCGTCG CCCAGCGATTTCTCCATCTCCCTGAAGGCCGTGGGGAGGAACAAGCACTTCAAAGTCCGGCTGTCGGAGGGCTCCTTCTGCATCGGGCAGCGGCGCTTCTGTTCCATAGACGAGCTGCTGGAGCACTACAAAAAGGCGGCCATCTTTACGGGGGAGTCCGGCGACCGGCTCTACCTCATCCATCCGCTGCTGTGA
- the otos2 gene encoding otospiralin-like, whose product MPRPCAALLVCMLFLGLLCLAVADQSTSDEQVEAAAREKRGLPNWALTSSDFFGWVENLRAHAGYDKMEDLARTFWAHFPPASHMGYESPEPEE is encoded by the exons ATGCCTCGACCGTGTGCGGCGCTGCTGGTGTGCATGCTCTTCCTGGGGCTCCTCTGCCTTGCAG tGGCAGACCAGAGCACTTCAGATGAACAAGTCGAAG CGGCGGCCCGCGAGAAGCGCGGCCTGCCAAACTGGGCCCTGACATCCTCAGACTTCTTCGGCTGGGTGGAGAACCTGCGCGCCCATGCCGGCTATGACAAGATGGAGGATCTGGCCAGGACCTTCTGGGCGCACTTTCCCCCCGCCAGCCACATGGGCTACGAGAGCCCGGAGCCGGAGGagtga
- the uxs1 gene encoding UDP-glucuronic acid decarboxylase 1 has protein sequence MMKRIFWVVTGLNRRMMKLLVALALIAYVASVWGTYTNMRSIQEHGEMKFERKIDEAVAPLREKIKDLELSFSQKYPPVKFLSEKDRKRILITGGAGFVGSHLADKLMMDGHEVTVVDNFFTGRKRNVEHWIGHENFELINHDVVEPLYIEVDQIYHLASPASPPNYMYNPIKTLKTNTIGTLNMLGLAKRVGARLLLASTSEVYGDPEVHPQSEDYWGHVNPIGPRACYDEGKRVAETMCYAYMKQEGVEVRVARIFNTFGSRMHMNDGRVVSNFILQALQGEPLTVYGSGSQTRAFQYVSDLVNGLVSLMNSNISSPVNLGNPEEHTILEFAQLIKSLVVSRSQIQFLPEAQDDPQRRRPDIRKAKHLLGWEPVVPLEEGLNKTIQYFSRELEHQANNQYIPKPKPARMKKSRTRHT, from the exons CGTCGCAT CTGTCTGGGGAACCTACACCAACATGAG GTCCATACAAGAACACGGTGAGATGAAATTTGAGCGCAAGATAGATGAG GCAGTAGCTCCTCTCCGGGAGAAGATCAAAGATCTGGAGCTCAG CTTTTCTCAGAAATACCCTCCTGTGAAGTTTCTGTCGGAGAAGGACAGGAAAAGGATCTTG ATCACTGGAGGGGCGGGGTTCGTCGGATCCCACCTGGCGGACAAGCTGATGATGGATGGGCACGAAGTGACGGTGGTGGACAACTTCTTCACGGGTCGGAAACGCAACGTGGAGCACTGGATCGGCCATGAGAACTTCGAGCTGATAAACCACGATGTGGTAGAACCTCTGTACATTGAGG TGGACCAGATCTACCACCTGGCTTCCCCAGCCTCTCCCCCAAACTACATGTACAACCCCATCAAGACCCTGAAGACGAACACGATAGGCACACTGAACATGCTGG GACTGGCAAAGCGTGTTGGTGCTCGGCTCCTCTTGGCATCTACGTCGGAGGTGTATGGAG acCCAGAGGTCCACCCCCAGAGTGAAGACTACTGGGGCCACGTAAACCCCATTGGCCCCCGTGCCTGCTACGATGAGGGCAAGCGAGTGGCAGAGACCATGTGCTACGCCTACATGAAACAG GAAGGGGTGGAGGTGAGGGTGGCCAGAATCTTCAACACGTTTGGCTCCCGGATGCACATGAACGACGGCCGGGTGGTGAGCAACTTCATCCTGCAGGCCTTGCAGGGGGAGCCCTTGACG GTGTATGGGTCCGGCTCACAGACAAGAGCCTTCCAGTATGTAAG CGATCTCGTCAACGGACTCGTCTCCCTCATGAATAGCAACATCAGCAGCCCCGTCAATCTG GGGAATCCCGAAGAACACACCATCCTTGAGTTTGCCCAACTCATCAAGAGCCTTGTTG TCAGCCGTAGTCAGATCCAGTTCCTCCCTGAAGCCCAGGACGACCCACAGCGAAGACGACCCGACATCCGCAAGGCCAAGCACCTTTTGGGTTGGGAACCCGTG GTCCCCCTGGAAGAGGGCTTGAACAAGACCATACAGTACTTCAGCAGGGAACTTGAGCACCAAGCGAACAACCAGTACATCCCAAAGCCCAAACCTGCTCGCATGAAGAAGAGTCGTACTCGTCACACCTGA
- the ecrg4a gene encoding augurin-A, which yields MPSCDLRMPLVALLVILVACEDVCGESKLHSVLMKRREAPEEQKPGGLQLTPAEAREFLSPVRRPKRNVWDRSRPDVQQWIMQYRYMGFDETRLEADLSYWWDYYRSIDRGRQHHYDENSPLAPQHRSSHRHGADVNYDYY from the exons ATGCCTTCCTGCGACCTCCGCATGCCGCTCGTGGCACTGCTGGTCATCCTTGTCGCCTGCGAAG ATGTGTGCGGTGAGAGCAAGCTGCACTCGGTCCTGATGAAGAGGAGAGAAG CCCCAGAGGAGCAAAAGCCCGGCGGGCTGCAGCTGACACCGGCAGAGGCGAGGGAGTTCCTGTCGCCTGTCAGGAGGCCAAAGAGGAACGTGTGGGACAGGAGCAGACCAGATGTGCAGCAGTGGATTATGCAGTATAGGTACATGGGATTTGACGAGACG AGACTGGAGGCAGATCTGTCCTACTGGTGGGATTACTACAGGAGCATTGACCGGGGCCGTCAGCACCATTATGATGAGAATTCCCCCCTGGCACCCCAGCACCGGAGCTCCCACCGGCACGGCGCCGACGTCAACTACGATTACTATTAA